One segment of Ficedula albicollis isolate OC2 chromosome 2, FicAlb1.5, whole genome shotgun sequence DNA contains the following:
- the PAK1IP1 gene encoding p21-activated protein kinase-interacting protein 1, translating to MELVAGCYEQVLLGFATRPGQSWTVVPDFTHHAHSASLSAVAVNNRFVVTGSRDETIQIYDMKKKIEHGALIQHNGTITCLEFYGTAHLLSGAEDGLICIWNTKRWECLKSIKAHKGHVTSLSIHPSGKLALSVGTDKTLRTWNLVEGRSAFIKNLKQNAHIIKWSPDGEKYVTVITNKVDIYRLDTASITGTITTEKRISSLRFITDSILVIAGDDEMIRFYSCDSQKCLCEFKAHENRIKDIYSFEREGQHVIVTASSDGYIKMWNLDLDKIKDGPSLLCEVNTKARLTCLAVWLDRASEMKENTDKTATSSQETEDEKSSVTRIDKDFWTTKRVKIAKRKRKIIPEKQKLKAPVQKKKKKQNSSA from the exons ATGGAGCTGGTGGCGGGGTGCTAcgagcaggtgctgctggggttcGCCACGCGGCCCGGCCAG TCCTGGACAGTCGTGCCTGATTTTACCCATCATGCCCATTCTGCCTCGTTATCAGCTGTAGCAGTGAATAACAGATTTGTGGTcactgggagcagagatgagaCAATCCAAATCTATGACATGAAAAAGAAGATAGAACATGGGGCTCTGATACAGCACAATG GTACAATAACTTGTTTGGAGTTCTATGGGACTGCACATCTACTGAGTGGGGCTGAGGATGGACTCATTTGTATCTGGAACACAAAGAGATGGGAATGTCTGAAATCCATTAAGGCACATAA ggGACATGTGACATCTCTTTCTATTCATCCTTCTGGGAAATTAGCTTTGTCAGTTGGAACAGATAAAACGTTAAG AACCTGGAATCTTGTTGAAGGACGATCAGCCTTCATCAAAAACCTGAAGCAAA ATGCACACATAATTAAATGGTCCCCTGATGGAGAGAAGTATGTGACTGTGATAACAAACAAAGTGGATATCTACAGACTTGACACAGCTTCAATCACAGGCACCATTACAACAGAGAAGAGGATTTCTTCACTTAGATTTATTACA GATTCTATCCTTGTCATAGCTGGAGACGATGAAATGATTAGGTTCTACAGCTGTGACTCTCAAAAATGTCTGTGTGAATTTAAAGCTCATGAAAACAG aataaaagaTATTTATAGTTTTGAAAGAGAAGGACAGCATGTTATTGTTACTGCATCCAGTGACGGTTACATTAAAATGTGGAATCTGGATCTTGATAAG aTTAAAGATGGGCCATCTTTACTGTGTGAAGTCAATACCAAAGCTAGGCTGACATGTCTTGCAGTATGGCTTGACCGAGcttcagaaatgaaagaaaacactgataAAACTGCAACATCATCTCAAG aaacagaagatgaaaaatcatCAGTAACCAGGATAGACAAAGATTTTTGGACTACTAAAAGGgttaaaatagcaaaaagaaagagaaaaattattcctgAGAAGCAAAAGCTGAAAGCTCCagtgcaaaagaagaaaaagaaacagaatagcTCGGCATGA
- the LOC101817644 gene encoding transmembrane protein 14C-like: MAVDWLGFGYAALVASGGVIGYAKAGSVPSLAAGLFFGSLAGLGAYQVSQNPNNIWVSLITSGALTAIMGTRFYHSRKFMPAGLIAGVSLLMVGRLALKMLEKPQEK, translated from the exons ATGGCAGTGGACTGGCTCGGCTTTGGCTACGCTGCCCTGGTGGCATCAGGAGGGGTCATTGGCTATGCAAAGGCAG GTAGTGTTCCATCACTGGCTGCTGGCCTTTTCTTTGGGAGTTTGGCTGGACTGGGTGCTTATCAGGTCTCACAGAATCCAAATAACATTTGGGTATCTCTGa TTACATCTGGAGCACTGACTGCCATCATGGGAACAAGATTTTACCACTCCAGAAAATTCATGCCTGCAGGACTAATTGCTGGTGTCAG TTTGCTAATGGTTGGAAGATTAGCACTGAAGATGTTGGAAAAGCCCCAGGAAAAGTAA